The following proteins are co-located in the Lacticaseibacillus paracasei subsp. paracasei genome:
- a CDS encoding NUDIX hydrolase produces the protein MDEEPITQQRVFTGQLIAVDELTVKLPNNTTAQREIVRAQPAAGVLALKDDKALFVSQFRSTIGQMTLEIPAGKINQGEAPLTAARRELNEETGMTAMKWQPLASYFQSLGFSDATMALFLASELHLATNELHQDPDEFVKGEWLTLPEAWRAVDDGRICDSKTLLALLYWQQQGIGA, from the coding sequence GTGGACGAAGAACCGATCACTCAGCAACGCGTTTTTACTGGGCAATTAATTGCTGTGGATGAACTCACAGTTAAGTTGCCAAACAACACAACCGCACAGCGAGAAATTGTACGCGCCCAACCGGCTGCTGGTGTTTTGGCCTTAAAAGACGACAAGGCGCTGTTTGTCAGCCAGTTTCGATCAACAATCGGTCAGATGACATTAGAGATTCCAGCAGGTAAAATCAATCAAGGAGAAGCACCGCTCACAGCTGCACGCCGGGAATTAAATGAAGAAACCGGCATGACGGCGATGAAGTGGCAACCTTTGGCGAGTTACTTTCAGTCACTAGGTTTTTCTGATGCGACCATGGCTTTGTTTCTGGCCAGCGAGCTGCATTTGGCAACCAATGAATTGCATCAGGATCCGGATGAGTTCGTCAAAGGCGAATGGTTGACACTGCCAGAAGCTTGGCGAGCAGTCGATGACGGTCGCATCTGCGATAGCAAAACCTTGCTGGCTTTACTTTATTGGCAGCAGCAAGGAATAGGAGCGTGA
- a CDS encoding 5'-methylthioadenosine/adenosylhomocysteine nucleosidase, which yields MIKVGVICAMEEEIRTLLAKQTQQHETVIASQHYFEGQIDGIDVILVQSGIGKVQAAMTAALLLGTFKPDVVINTGSAGGIGQGLAIGDVVISSGVAYHDVDATAFGYLPGQLPQQPQIFEAGLDYVAKIQAAASTTGLTSKVGLIVTGDKFVNGQDAIAAILKIYPQALASEMEGAAIGQVAKEFHTPFVVIRAMSDVADEQSGVDFDKFVIKAGEQSAAMLLSFFAHLQASPQS from the coding sequence TTGATAAAAGTCGGCGTTATTTGTGCCATGGAAGAAGAAATCAGGACCTTACTGGCCAAACAGACTCAGCAACATGAAACGGTGATTGCCAGTCAACATTATTTTGAGGGCCAAATTGACGGGATTGATGTGATTTTGGTTCAGTCTGGTATTGGCAAGGTTCAAGCGGCCATGACGGCGGCTTTGTTGTTGGGAACTTTTAAACCGGATGTTGTGATTAACACCGGAAGTGCCGGTGGTATTGGTCAAGGTCTGGCGATCGGTGATGTTGTTATTTCGAGCGGGGTTGCGTATCATGATGTGGATGCAACGGCTTTTGGTTACTTACCAGGGCAGTTGCCACAACAGCCGCAAATTTTTGAAGCCGGTTTAGACTATGTGGCTAAAATTCAGGCGGCAGCCAGCACAACCGGTTTAACGTCAAAGGTTGGCCTCATTGTGACAGGCGACAAGTTTGTTAACGGTCAGGATGCGATTGCGGCAATTCTGAAAATCTATCCGCAGGCGTTAGCAAGCGAAATGGAAGGGGCGGCTATCGGTCAGGTGGCCAAAGAGTTCCATACCCCGTTTGTTGTCATCCGGGCAATGAGCGATGTCGCTGACGAGCAGTCCGGAGTGGATTTTGACAAATTTGTGATCAAGGCGGGCGAACAAAGTGCCGCGATGCTTCTTAGCTTTTTTGCTCACCTACAGGCATCACCTCAGTCTTAG
- a CDS encoding cysteine desulfurase family protein: MQHVYLDNAATTPMAPEVIQTMMDQMEHDFGNASSTHWFGRTAHTVMDKSRKILADAIHAQPGNMVITSGATESNNTAITQTAHTRASLGKHIITTAIEHPSVLQPLKALEKEGFRVTYLPVDENGRISLADFDAALDDDTILVTIMMGNNEVGSRMPISEIGARLVDHQAWFHTDATQAFGLLDIDVQAQHIDMLSVSAHKINGPKGIGFLYRDPKVQFPSLLKGGEQELKRRAGTENIAGIAGFATAVSLITSDEKAKRQSKYLGFKQQIMGALDDAEIPYAVNGDIRPDNVNHVFNIWLKGISTYALQTNLDLAGIAVSGGSACTAGSLEPSHVLTAMFGADSPRLGESIRLSFGAQTTKADIQAFIDALLPIVQRLQAKQSAR, encoded by the coding sequence ATGCAACATGTTTATCTTGATAACGCGGCGACCACACCCATGGCCCCAGAAGTGATTCAGACCATGATGGACCAAATGGAGCACGATTTTGGTAATGCCAGTTCGACTCATTGGTTTGGCCGAACAGCTCATACTGTCATGGACAAGAGTCGCAAAATTTTGGCCGATGCAATCCATGCGCAGCCCGGAAATATGGTGATCACCAGTGGCGCAACAGAAAGTAACAATACGGCGATCACTCAAACGGCGCATACGCGCGCTAGTTTGGGGAAGCACATCATTACAACGGCTATTGAACATCCCTCCGTTTTGCAGCCGCTAAAAGCCTTGGAAAAGGAAGGCTTTCGGGTGACCTATCTGCCAGTCGACGAAAATGGCCGAATCAGTTTAGCTGATTTTGACGCGGCTTTGGACGATGACACTATCTTAGTAACCATCATGATGGGCAATAATGAGGTTGGCAGTCGGATGCCAATCAGTGAAATTGGTGCGCGACTAGTCGATCATCAAGCTTGGTTTCATACAGATGCAACCCAGGCTTTTGGCTTACTAGACATCGATGTTCAAGCGCAACACATTGATATGTTAAGTGTTTCGGCGCACAAAATTAACGGACCCAAAGGCATCGGTTTTCTTTACCGCGATCCTAAGGTTCAGTTCCCGTCTTTGTTGAAAGGTGGCGAGCAGGAGTTGAAACGTCGTGCTGGTACAGAAAACATTGCTGGCATTGCCGGGTTTGCAACGGCGGTTAGTCTGATCACGTCTGATGAGAAGGCTAAGCGGCAGTCAAAGTATCTTGGTTTTAAGCAGCAGATTATGGGTGCATTGGATGATGCGGAGATTCCCTATGCAGTTAATGGTGATATTCGGCCAGATAATGTCAATCACGTTTTCAATATCTGGTTGAAGGGGATCTCAACATACGCTTTGCAAACCAACCTTGATTTGGCTGGCATTGCAGTTTCTGGAGGTTCTGCCTGCACAGCTGGTTCACTTGAGCCTTCACACGTTTTAACTGCCATGTTTGGCGCTGATAGCCCGCGGCTTGGCGAGTCGATTCGTTTGTCATTTGGCGCGCAGACAACCAAAGCAGATATTCAGGCCTTTATTGATGCCTTGTTACCAATCGTGCAACGGCTTCAGGCAAAACAATCGGCGCGATAA
- a CDS encoding DUF1831 domain-containing protein → MALAATGSAQGDPKTYQIGSALKRFTLIDLGFVQTKNGNFQLQRSLDPNSPYTTANKLKMTVAKNLDKFQLDVTTGNGLKAINIFKTDATKENVEQYQYWINNFIERGVIEAK, encoded by the coding sequence ATGGCACTAGCAGCAACCGGATCCGCACAAGGCGATCCGAAAACCTATCAAATCGGGTCAGCGTTGAAACGATTTACCTTGATAGATTTAGGCTTTGTTCAAACTAAGAACGGCAATTTTCAACTGCAACGCTCGCTTGATCCAAATTCACCGTACACAACGGCAAACAAGCTGAAAATGACGGTGGCAAAGAATTTAGATAAGTTCCAGCTCGATGTCACAACGGGCAATGGTCTTAAAGCGATTAACATTTTCAAAACCGATGCCACAAAAGAAAATGTCGAGCAATATCAATATTGGATCAATAATTTTATTGAGCGCGGTGTGATTGAAGCAAAATAG
- a CDS encoding ATP-binding cassette domain-containing protein translates to MFDHGFIEVHDANQNNLQHVNVKIPKDAISVFVGRSGSGKSSLVFDTIAAESRRELNETFPSFTQQYLPKYGQPDVGQIDHLPVAIVVEQKRIGKNARSTLATYTGIYSLLRLLFSRAGKPFIGYSDTFSFNLPQGMCKTCQGLGYVDDIDVKKLIDPNKSLNQGAITFVSFGPDTWRWKRYAYSGLFDNDKRLGDYTKQEMDTLLYAPQQTLDHAPTKWPKTALYEGVVPRIRRSIIGKKEAEHHKTALAEIVTRMPCPTCHGTRLRPEVLTCLINQTNIAQVLQMDLVKVRHFLNGIQEPLVQDVIRELLRKIDSLIDIGLGYLSLDRPTETLSGGETQRIKIAKFLTSALVDMVYILDEPSVGLHPHDIELIKRAILRLKEKGNTILIVEHNPALIAIGDNIVEVGPGAGTTGGHITFTGTYQALLDSDTLTGKLLKKPLTFRQPRPATSTISLQHIHRHNLKDVSVAVPLGIETVISGVAGSGKSTLVSALRDQLTAPCIDLAQADIGANIRSTPATYLSILDPIRKVFADANHVASSWFSYNGRGACPRCKGKGVTITNMAFMDPVVQTCEQCHGRRYNDQALSYTYHDKNISDVLRMPITKAQSFFADVPAIAAPLRNMARVGLDYLTLVQPLTTLSGGEKQRLKLAVELNRTGTLYLLDEPTAGLHLQDVKKLIQLFDELVADGNSLIIVEHNLEVISQADWLIDMGPDAGIYGGQVRYTGTPENSMTVKQSRTGQAMKQYNQAPERQQNNRH, encoded by the coding sequence ATGTTTGACCACGGCTTCATTGAGGTCCACGATGCTAACCAAAATAATTTGCAACACGTCAACGTAAAGATTCCTAAGGATGCGATTAGTGTTTTCGTCGGCCGATCAGGTTCAGGCAAGTCTTCTTTAGTTTTTGATACCATTGCCGCTGAGTCCCGCCGCGAACTGAATGAGACTTTTCCGAGTTTTACCCAACAGTATCTACCTAAATATGGTCAGCCGGATGTCGGCCAAATCGACCATTTACCAGTGGCAATTGTTGTCGAGCAGAAGCGCATTGGTAAAAATGCGCGGTCAACGCTTGCCACCTATACGGGTATTTATTCCTTGTTGCGGTTGTTGTTTTCACGAGCTGGCAAGCCGTTTATTGGCTATTCGGACACTTTTTCTTTTAACCTGCCACAGGGAATGTGCAAGACATGTCAGGGACTCGGGTATGTGGATGACATTGATGTTAAAAAGTTAATTGACCCGAACAAATCGTTGAATCAGGGCGCGATTACGTTTGTCAGTTTTGGACCAGACACGTGGCGGTGGAAACGCTACGCTTACAGTGGTTTATTTGATAATGACAAACGATTGGGCGACTATACAAAGCAGGAAATGGACACCTTATTGTATGCCCCGCAGCAAACACTAGATCATGCGCCAACAAAGTGGCCTAAAACAGCTTTGTACGAAGGCGTTGTGCCGCGAATCAGGCGGTCCATTATTGGTAAGAAAGAGGCTGAACATCATAAGACGGCGTTGGCAGAAATTGTCACTCGTATGCCATGTCCAACCTGCCATGGAACACGTTTGCGGCCAGAGGTTCTGACTTGTCTCATCAATCAAACGAATATTGCTCAAGTGCTGCAAATGGATCTCGTCAAGGTTCGCCATTTTCTGAATGGCATTCAAGAACCACTTGTTCAGGACGTGATCCGTGAGCTGTTACGAAAAATCGATTCTTTGATTGACATTGGGTTAGGCTACCTATCCCTTGATCGACCGACTGAGACATTGTCGGGCGGCGAAACCCAGCGCATTAAAATTGCCAAGTTTTTGACTAGTGCCTTAGTCGATATGGTTTACATTTTGGATGAGCCCAGTGTTGGCTTGCATCCGCATGATATTGAATTAATCAAGCGTGCCATTTTGCGTTTGAAGGAGAAAGGCAACACTATTTTAATCGTTGAACACAATCCGGCACTGATTGCGATTGGCGATAATATTGTCGAAGTGGGTCCCGGAGCGGGGACAACGGGCGGGCATATCACCTTTACAGGTACCTACCAAGCCCTTTTAGACAGTGACACTTTGACAGGAAAACTGTTGAAAAAGCCATTGACTTTTCGCCAGCCGCGGCCAGCCACATCAACGATTTCATTGCAGCATATTCATCGACATAATCTAAAAGATGTTAGTGTCGCAGTACCGCTGGGCATTGAAACTGTGATTTCCGGGGTCGCTGGTTCCGGGAAGAGTACGTTGGTATCTGCTTTACGTGATCAGTTAACCGCACCATGTATTGATTTGGCACAAGCCGATATCGGTGCTAATATCCGCTCAACGCCTGCCACATATCTCTCAATCCTCGATCCGATTCGCAAAGTCTTTGCTGACGCGAATCATGTGGCTAGCAGTTGGTTTAGTTACAACGGTCGCGGCGCTTGCCCACGTTGTAAAGGTAAAGGCGTGACCATTACCAATATGGCGTTCATGGATCCGGTTGTACAGACTTGTGAACAATGTCATGGACGACGTTACAATGATCAGGCGCTGAGCTACACTTATCATGATAAAAATATTTCTGACGTGCTGCGCATGCCGATTACAAAAGCACAAAGCTTTTTTGCGGATGTACCAGCTATTGCCGCACCCTTGCGAAATATGGCACGGGTTGGCCTCGACTATTTAACACTTGTGCAACCATTGACCACACTTTCCGGTGGCGAAAAGCAGCGTTTAAAGTTGGCTGTCGAATTGAACCGCACCGGTACCTTGTACTTGCTTGATGAGCCAACCGCTGGCCTACATTTGCAAGATGTGAAAAAGTTGATTCAGCTATTTGACGAACTTGTCGCAGATGGCAACTCGTTGATCATCGTTGAACACAACTTAGAGGTCATTAGTCAGGCAGACTGGCTCATTGACATGGGTCCAGACGCTGGCATCTATGGTGGTCAAGTCCGCTATACGGGGACACCTGAAAATAGCATGACTGTCAAACAATCACGAACGGGCCAAGCCATGAAGCAATACAATCAGGCGCCGGAACGGCAACAAAATAATAGGCATTGA
- the mnmA gene encoding tRNA 2-thiouridine(34) synthase MnmA produces the protein MMVIVLDNSNIRVVVGMSGGVDSSVTALLLKQQGYDVVGVFMKNWDDTDENGVCTATTDYEDVAKVASEIGIPYYSINFEKEYWDRVFQYFLDEYKAGRTPNPDVMCNKEIKFKAFLDYADQLNADYIAMGHYAQVKTDENGIVHMLRGADGNKDQTYFLSQLSQDQLKKSLFPIGHLQKPEVRKIAEAAGLATAKKKDSTGICFIGERNFKQFLSTYLPAQPGKMMTVDGVEMGTHDGLMYYTIGQRQGLGIGGNSDNSEPWFVVGKDLDKNILYVGQGFDNPALMATSLSASNLNWTTGQAPAEGTHMTAKFRYRQRDTGVTLHYHDDGTATVDFDVPVRAITPGQAVVFYDGDECLGGGTIDAAYAHTNELQYV, from the coding sequence ATGATGGTGATTGTTTTGGACAATTCCAACATCCGTGTTGTTGTCGGCATGTCCGGCGGCGTGGACTCGAGTGTCACGGCGCTGTTGCTGAAACAACAAGGTTATGATGTCGTCGGGGTCTTTATGAAGAACTGGGACGACACAGACGAAAATGGCGTCTGTACAGCAACAACGGACTATGAGGACGTCGCCAAGGTTGCTAGTGAAATCGGCATCCCATATTACTCGATTAACTTTGAGAAGGAATATTGGGATCGGGTTTTTCAATACTTCCTCGATGAGTACAAGGCTGGCCGCACACCAAACCCTGACGTGATGTGCAACAAGGAGATCAAATTTAAGGCTTTCTTGGACTACGCTGATCAGCTCAACGCGGATTATATTGCGATGGGTCACTATGCGCAGGTTAAGACAGACGAAAACGGGATCGTGCACATGCTTCGCGGCGCTGATGGCAATAAGGATCAAACGTACTTTTTGAGCCAGCTTTCACAGGATCAGCTTAAAAAGTCGCTTTTCCCAATTGGTCATTTGCAGAAACCCGAGGTTCGTAAAATCGCCGAGGCAGCGGGACTGGCAACGGCAAAGAAGAAGGACTCGACTGGTATTTGCTTTATCGGCGAGCGCAATTTCAAGCAGTTTTTGAGCACGTATCTGCCAGCTCAGCCGGGCAAAATGATGACGGTGGATGGTGTCGAGATGGGTACCCACGATGGCTTGATGTATTACACAATCGGTCAACGCCAAGGCCTCGGCATAGGTGGTAACTCAGATAATTCTGAGCCATGGTTTGTGGTAGGCAAAGATTTAGACAAGAACATCTTGTATGTCGGCCAAGGGTTTGACAACCCAGCCTTGATGGCCACCAGTTTGAGCGCTTCTAACCTTAACTGGACGACTGGTCAGGCACCGGCAGAAGGCACCCACATGACGGCCAAGTTCCGTTATCGTCAACGGGATACTGGCGTGACGCTTCATTATCATGATGATGGCACCGCCACCGTTGACTTTGACGTGCCAGTCCGCGCAATCACACCGGGTCAGGCGGTTGTCTTTTATGACGGCGACGAGTGCTTGGGTGGCGGAACCATAGATGCTGCATACGCACACACGAATGAGTTACAGTACGTTTAA
- a CDS encoding histidine phosphatase family protein, whose amino-acid sequence MTKLYFVRHGKTEWNNQGRYQGANGDSPLLPESYAQIKALAGYLQGIPFMHAYVSPLKRARTTAQTLIKDLDESIPLTIMPALREFNLGKMEGMTFTDVGKHFPQELHAFRHEPAAYDPRKIHGESFSQLINRAIPAIVATVAMDRTGEANLLYVSHGAALAAVIQSLLGTPLADIRKDGGLTNSSVTILHADGPTLPFTLLDWNETSFLPEPPKATDTI is encoded by the coding sequence GTGACGAAGTTGTATTTTGTACGTCATGGCAAAACAGAATGGAATAATCAAGGACGTTATCAAGGAGCTAATGGGGACTCGCCGTTATTGCCGGAGAGTTATGCGCAAATTAAGGCGTTGGCCGGTTATTTGCAAGGAATTCCTTTTATGCATGCTTATGTCAGTCCATTAAAGCGTGCACGAACAACTGCCCAAACCTTGATTAAAGATTTGGATGAGTCAATTCCGTTGACCATTATGCCAGCTTTGCGGGAGTTCAATCTCGGTAAAATGGAAGGGATGACGTTTACTGATGTAGGTAAGCATTTTCCTCAGGAGCTGCATGCCTTTCGTCATGAACCGGCAGCCTATGATCCACGAAAAATACATGGGGAATCTTTTTCACAACTGATTAATCGGGCTATTCCGGCGATCGTGGCGACTGTGGCCATGGATCGCACTGGTGAGGCTAATTTGCTGTACGTCAGCCACGGGGCCGCACTCGCTGCGGTGATTCAAAGTCTGTTGGGCACACCACTGGCGGATATTCGCAAAGACGGAGGTTTGACCAATAGCAGTGTGACCATTTTGCACGCAGATGGACCGACCTTGCCGTTTACCTTGCTGGATTGGAATGAAACCAGTTTCTTACCGGAACCGCCAAAAGCAACGGATACGATTTGA
- a CDS encoding CDC27 family protein, translated as MDSKILTMFNQGKHEEAIQAAVKAIDAAPDDPKRYAMLATMLISIKALDQAGELLAKARQLFPEDLELQYTAGLFAYAQADFAAAVSWFAKVRTDQTLKNDATYMLALSYQQAGQPTKALAFALTAHDLAPKQLDAALLAADLLMANDVFDAAARVLKPLLATEQPQVLFTYGMALSAAGKDGSHYLNKARALDPKGYDQKANIVADINRFLRLQEGQDGHA; from the coding sequence ATGGATTCAAAAATTTTAACCATGTTCAACCAAGGCAAGCATGAGGAGGCGATTCAAGCGGCAGTCAAAGCCATTGATGCTGCCCCTGATGATCCGAAACGCTATGCGATGTTGGCAACAATGCTGATTAGTATCAAAGCGCTGGATCAGGCCGGTGAATTGCTGGCCAAAGCGCGCCAGCTTTTTCCAGAGGATCTGGAATTGCAATACACCGCTGGCTTGTTTGCGTATGCTCAAGCGGACTTTGCGGCTGCAGTCTCATGGTTTGCCAAGGTTAGAACCGACCAGACTTTGAAAAATGATGCTACCTACATGTTGGCTTTAAGCTACCAACAAGCTGGCCAGCCAACGAAGGCATTGGCGTTTGCATTAACGGCGCATGACTTGGCGCCAAAGCAGCTCGATGCCGCCCTTTTAGCAGCTGATTTGCTGATGGCAAACGATGTGTTTGACGCAGCAGCCCGAGTGTTGAAACCATTGTTGGCAACCGAACAGCCACAGGTTCTGTTCACGTACGGCATGGCACTGAGCGCCGCTGGTAAAGATGGCAGTCATTATTTGAACAAGGCCAGGGCACTCGATCCAAAAGGGTATGATCAAAAAGCTAACATTGTCGCTGATATCAACCGATTCTTGCGATTGCAGGAGGGTCAAGATGGACACGCGTGA
- a CDS encoding ATP-dependent RecD-like DNA helicase, whose amino-acid sequence MDTREETVTGRVKSIFFQNPTNFFKILLIEISATTITWTESDIVVTGTFGDIKEDATYTFTGHVVDHPKYGQQFQADNYHADQPTNKSGLVDYLSSDKFPGIGPKTATKIIDHLGMDAIDKILDDPKVLAGLGMTAAKRDMLATNLKSNQGMERVIIGLNDYGFTSNMAGRIYQQYQNDALDVIKHNPYQLINDIDGIGFTRADQIAAKLAIAPTSQLRLGGAVMDTLQRLTDGEGDTYVTLKSLVTQTLDLLERARNVAVSPDAVGQAIVTLAKDNALIAEGDRIFPKRLYDAEWQIGRQLKGLAEAEATATEPELAEIEKTLAAVEADTGIAYDATQRKAIVTALQSPIFLLTGGPGTGKTTVTDGIVRTYARLHDLSLDLDQYTTDEPFPIMLAAPTGRAAKRISETTQLPASTIHRLLGLGVDTQEFAPNELPNGLLIIDEMSMVDTYLFRTLLTALHPGMKIVLVGDKDQLPSVGPGQVFADLLRSGVLPQTALTHIHRQDADSSIIPLAHAVNAGKLPDDFTKPQVDRSFLACAPSQVPEVVGQVVQRAAVKQFSIADIQVLAPMYRGTAGIDRLNPLLQNILNPKRSARTKAIQFGETEYRIGDKVLQLVNDPNQNVFNGEIGQIVGITLGKEAESKTDELTIDFDGNEITCKRSDFNKITLAYATSIHKAQGSEFPMVILPLTLQSRRMLRRNLLYTAITRAKSFLILVGELAAFQEAVSEVAVNRHTGLVDRLMTVFGKTVAPQVADASAAKDISASPNEPQIDTTALDLDNEVKQQPPAAHQLTPALVASQRIDPMIGMDGITPQMFMTKEN is encoded by the coding sequence ATGGACACGCGTGAGGAGACTGTCACCGGTCGGGTCAAAAGTATCTTTTTCCAGAATCCAACAAATTTCTTTAAAATTCTTCTGATCGAAATCTCTGCGACGACTATCACCTGGACAGAGTCAGATATTGTGGTGACAGGAACGTTTGGTGATATTAAGGAAGATGCGACCTACACGTTCACTGGGCATGTCGTGGATCATCCTAAGTATGGGCAGCAGTTTCAAGCAGACAATTACCATGCGGATCAGCCGACGAATAAAAGTGGGCTGGTCGATTATTTGAGCTCAGATAAGTTCCCGGGGATCGGTCCGAAAACGGCAACGAAAATTATCGATCATTTGGGTATGGATGCTATTGACAAGATTCTGGATGATCCGAAGGTTTTGGCAGGCTTAGGCATGACAGCTGCCAAGCGTGATATGTTGGCGACGAATCTGAAATCGAATCAAGGCATGGAACGGGTTATTATTGGTCTTAACGATTACGGCTTTACTAGCAATATGGCAGGTCGTATTTACCAACAATATCAAAATGACGCCTTAGATGTGATTAAGCACAATCCGTATCAATTGATTAACGATATTGATGGTATCGGCTTTACTCGGGCTGATCAGATTGCGGCAAAATTGGCGATTGCCCCGACTTCGCAGCTTCGTCTTGGCGGTGCAGTGATGGATACCCTGCAGCGGTTGACCGATGGCGAAGGTGATACCTATGTGACGCTGAAGTCATTGGTCACTCAGACACTTGATTTATTGGAACGGGCGAGAAACGTTGCCGTTTCGCCAGACGCAGTAGGACAGGCAATTGTGACGCTGGCTAAAGACAATGCCTTGATTGCAGAAGGCGACCGCATTTTCCCGAAACGATTATATGATGCTGAATGGCAGATTGGTCGGCAACTAAAAGGACTGGCAGAGGCAGAAGCAACGGCTACCGAACCTGAATTGGCTGAGATTGAAAAAACATTAGCGGCGGTCGAGGCGGATACCGGTATTGCGTATGATGCGACGCAAAGAAAAGCCATTGTCACGGCGTTACAGTCGCCCATTTTTCTGTTGACCGGAGGACCTGGTACTGGGAAAACCACAGTAACAGATGGTATCGTGCGGACGTATGCACGGTTGCATGACCTTTCATTGGATCTTGATCAGTATACGACTGACGAGCCATTTCCAATCATGCTGGCAGCGCCAACCGGACGGGCAGCGAAACGGATTAGTGAAACCACCCAACTGCCAGCCAGTACGATTCATCGCCTGCTCGGTTTAGGTGTTGACACGCAAGAATTTGCACCTAATGAGTTACCAAATGGCCTGTTGATTATTGATGAGATGTCAATGGTTGACACTTACTTGTTCCGGACGCTTTTAACGGCATTACATCCCGGAATGAAAATTGTCTTGGTTGGCGATAAAGACCAGTTACCAAGTGTCGGTCCCGGACAAGTATTCGCTGATTTATTGCGCAGCGGCGTGCTGCCGCAAACAGCGCTGACGCATATTCATCGTCAGGATGCCGATAGTTCAATTATTCCGCTAGCGCATGCAGTTAATGCTGGCAAGTTGCCGGATGATTTTACCAAGCCGCAAGTTGATCGCAGTTTTTTGGCGTGTGCGCCTAGTCAGGTACCTGAAGTTGTCGGACAAGTGGTGCAACGAGCCGCAGTCAAACAATTCTCGATCGCGGATATTCAAGTGTTGGCACCTATGTACCGCGGAACCGCTGGCATTGATCGTTTGAATCCGTTACTGCAAAACATTTTGAATCCAAAACGCAGTGCCCGAACGAAAGCAATTCAGTTTGGAGAAACGGAATATCGAATTGGTGATAAGGTGTTGCAACTGGTCAATGATCCCAACCAAAATGTTTTTAACGGTGAAATCGGTCAGATTGTCGGCATTACTTTGGGCAAGGAAGCCGAAAGCAAGACGGACGAATTAACGATTGATTTCGACGGCAATGAAATCACTTGCAAACGCAGTGATTTTAATAAGATTACGCTTGCTTATGCCACTTCGATTCATAAAGCCCAAGGCAGTGAGTTCCCGATGGTGATTTTGCCGCTAACCTTGCAAAGCCGCCGGATGTTGCGACGTAACTTGTTGTACACCGCCATTACGCGGGCTAAATCATTTTTGATTTTGGTTGGCGAACTGGCTGCCTTTCAGGAAGCAGTCAGTGAAGTAGCCGTTAATCGACATACTGGGCTGGTCGATCGGCTCATGACCGTATTTGGCAAAACCGTTGCCCCTCAGGTTGCTGATGCTTCAGCAGCCAAGGATATTTCAGCAAGTCCCAATGAGCCGCAAATTGACACAACTGCACTTGACTTGGATAATGAAGTTAAACAACAACCACCGGCAGCCCACCAATTAACGCCTGCCTTGGTGGCTTCTCAACGAATCGATCCCATGATTGGGATGGATGGTATCACTCCGCAAATGTTTATGACGAAGGAGAATTAA